A window of Fragaria vesca subsp. vesca linkage group LG7, FraVesHawaii_1.0, whole genome shotgun sequence contains these coding sequences:
- the LOC101312981 gene encoding F-box/kelch-repeat protein At3g06240-like has product MEDRPIKKKRTEVHGSQNVELPPEIIDAILLRLPVKPLCRFKLVSKSWQSLISHPDFVANHSKAAVENKDRRRLFINNLLYSSFLLYSLNLDQFLNENDHTVDVDLVAAPTELDFWAPSVHCSCYGLFLSTEFASDNCYCLINPVTKESKKLPKPPIWRLPLNPFFLCIYALGFDYSTNEYKVINGQEYDDGLVFSVYTLQTGSWRKIDDLFPYKVFGCLDGIMVHGHVHWLARKVADGSSVIISFLLAEETVREIALPPNAPNDSINLGAFRDWLCVTSTSYIAIFNEFWVMKKYGVSESWTKMRVSKPYKDLSHSGFWTETHDLMVFDEKLLLMYNFNDDNFWTLSIGEVETISSIGSYVETPGYLNSLIKNNKFQGR; this is encoded by the coding sequence ATGGAAGATCGTCCTATAAAAAAGAAGAGGACAGAAGTCCACGGAAGCCAAAACGTCGAGCTTCCACCCGAGATTATAGATGCGATTCTTTTAAGGTTACCAGTGAAGCCCTTGTGCCGCTTCAAGCTTGTATCCAAGTCATGGCAATCCCTAATCTCCCATCCTGATTTCGTCGCAAACCATTCTAAAGCCGCCGTTGAGAATAAGGACAGACGGCGCCTCTTTATCAATAATTTATTGTACTCGTCATTTCTGCTATACTCTTTGAATCTCGACCAGTTTCTCAATGAGAATGATCATACCGTTGATGTTGATTTAGTAGCAGCACCCACTGAGCTTGATTTTTGGGCTCCCTCTGTCCATTGTTCCTGCTATGGCTTGTTCTTGTCGACAGAGTTTGCCAGCGACAACTGTTACTGTTTGATCAACCCTGTAACCAAGGAATCAAAGAAGCTGCCAAAGCCACCAATATGGAGACTACCACTGAATCCCTTCTTTCTTTGTATATATGCACTTGGATTTGATTACTCCACTAACGAATACAAGGTGATTAACGGGCAGGAATATGATGATGGACTTGTGTTTAGTGTCTATACATTGCAGACCGGCTCTTGGCGAAAGATTGACGACTTATTTCCCTACAAAGTTTTCGGTTGTTTGGATGGGATCATGGTGCATGGTCATGTTCATTGGTTGGCGAGGAAGGTTGCAGATGGATCATCGGTGATTATATCTTTCCTTTTAGCAGAGGAGACGGTTAGAGAAATTGCACTACCACCCAATGCTCCTAATGATTCTATTAACCTAGGGGCATTCAGAGATTGGCTATGTGTAACATCAACATCATATATAGCAATATTTAATGAGTTTTGGGTTATGAAGAAATATGGAGTGAGCGAGTCGTGGACTAAAATGAGGGTCTCTAAACCATATAAGGATTTATCACATTCCGGTTTCTGGACAGAAACCCATGATCTTATGGTGTTTGATGAAAAATTATTACTTATGTACAATTTTAATGATGACAACTTTTGGACTTTATCAATCGGCGAAGTTGAGACTATTAGTAGTATAGGTAGCTATGTGGAGACCCCTGGCTACCTTAACTCATTGATCAAGAACAACAAGTTTCAAGGAAGATGA